The Vallitalea longa genome includes a window with the following:
- a CDS encoding DUF3881 family protein → MEQYLSAVGFKDYVENKKIKDIVQKIINNPTEKYISNYGKDKIKVELLKEYGDTFGIIVRGELDENEEMKIFSVIPYKKGKLPMDIDEVDVIYSDNKDDYYVYFEDIKTGNPITFYLQNVVDYLDIDEDEEAYVENIRLVALSTEGTVILPINKDQVDKNLEQEEEEWRANLLELARDGDEEALQLLEIDAEQSAELFKVRTKHEDLLTILEGFFIPYGLNDAEYSILGTIEDFKIKTNSLTKEKVYILDLICLNFKLQVCVNKKDLVGVPSKGMRFKGICYVEGYLEFS, encoded by the coding sequence ATGGAGCAATATTTGAGTGCAGTTGGTTTTAAAGATTATGTAGAGAATAAGAAAATAAAAGATATTGTGCAAAAAATTATAAATAATCCTACGGAGAAATATATTTCTAATTATGGTAAAGATAAAATTAAGGTAGAACTTCTTAAAGAATACGGTGACACATTTGGTATAATAGTCAGAGGAGAATTAGATGAAAATGAAGAAATGAAAATTTTTTCTGTTATACCATACAAAAAAGGTAAATTACCTATGGATATTGATGAAGTTGATGTGATATATTCTGATAATAAAGATGATTATTATGTATATTTTGAAGATATAAAAACTGGTAATCCCATTACTTTTTATCTTCAGAATGTAGTTGATTATTTAGATATAGACGAAGATGAAGAAGCTTATGTGGAGAACATAAGATTAGTTGCATTATCCACGGAAGGTACAGTAATATTACCTATAAATAAAGACCAAGTAGATAAGAATCTGGAACAAGAAGAAGAAGAGTGGAGAGCTAATCTACTAGAACTTGCTAGGGATGGTGACGAAGAAGCACTTCAATTATTGGAAATTGATGCTGAACAGTCAGCGGAATTATTCAAAGTAAGGACAAAACATGAAGATCTATTAACCATATTAGAAGGATTTTTTATCCCATACGGGCTAAATGATGCTGAGTATTCCATATTGGGAACAATAGAGGATTTTAAAATAAAAACCAATTCTTTAACCAAAGAAAAGGTATATATATTAGATTTGATATGCTTGAATTTTAAATTGCAAGTTTGTGTTAACAAAAAAGATTTAGTCGGTGTTCCCTCAAAAGGTATGAGATTCAAAGGTATATGTTATGTTGAGGGTTATTTGGAATTTAGTTGA
- a CDS encoding O-acetylhomoserine aminocarboxypropyltransferase/cysteine synthase family protein — MDKKWKIETKAVQGGYEPGNSEPRVLPIYQSTTYKYDTCEEVAKLFDLQAAGHMYSRISNPTVEALEKKMAMLEGGVGAMATSSGQAATLLSIMTICTAGEHLLAANTLYGGSFTLLKSTLSKYGIEVTFVDPELSLEELKTYVKPNTKGVFAETIGNPSLNVLDFDKFSTLAHDNNVPLIVDNTFATPYLCRPFEHGADIVVHSCTKYTDGHATSVGGMIIDSGKFNWDNGKFPEMTTPDESYHGVVYVRDFKEAAYITKVRVQLLRDIGATMSPFNAFLMHIGLETLPLRMERHSDNALAAAKWLEKNDKIAWVTYPGLESHPTHELAKKYLSNGCSGVLTFGVKGGREAGEKLIDNLDLIKLVVHVADTRSCILHPASTTHRQLTEEEQIASGVKPDLIRFSVGIENIEDIINDLENALEQL; from the coding sequence ATGGACAAAAAATGGAAAATAGAAACTAAAGCTGTACAAGGCGGATATGAACCAGGTAATTCAGAACCGAGAGTGTTACCGATATATCAGAGTACAACTTATAAGTACGATACTTGTGAAGAAGTAGCGAAATTATTTGATTTACAGGCAGCAGGTCATATGTATTCAAGAATAAGTAATCCGACAGTAGAGGCTCTAGAGAAAAAAATGGCTATGCTTGAAGGCGGTGTTGGAGCTATGGCTACTTCATCTGGACAGGCAGCTACATTGTTATCTATTATGACTATATGTACAGCAGGAGAACACTTATTAGCAGCTAATACTCTATATGGTGGATCATTTACTTTACTTAAATCTACATTAAGTAAATATGGTATCGAAGTTACTTTCGTTGATCCTGAACTCAGCCTTGAAGAACTTAAGACTTATGTAAAACCTAATACAAAAGGTGTTTTTGCAGAGACTATAGGTAACCCTAGTCTTAATGTTCTTGATTTTGATAAATTCTCAACATTAGCACATGATAATAATGTTCCACTAATAGTGGATAATACTTTTGCAACACCATATCTATGTAGACCTTTTGAACATGGAGCAGATATTGTAGTTCATTCTTGTACCAAATATACTGATGGCCATGCAACAAGTGTAGGTGGTATGATAATTGATAGTGGTAAGTTCAATTGGGATAACGGAAAGTTCCCAGAAATGACAACTCCAGATGAAAGCTATCATGGAGTAGTGTATGTTAGAGATTTTAAAGAGGCTGCATATATTACCAAAGTACGTGTTCAATTACTAAGAGATATTGGAGCGACAATGAGCCCATTTAATGCCTTTTTGATGCATATCGGATTGGAGACACTACCACTTAGAATGGAACGTCATAGTGATAATGCATTAGCAGCTGCTAAGTGGCTTGAAAAAAATGATAAAATAGCTTGGGTTACTTATCCAGGCTTAGAAAGTCATCCAACTCATGAACTTGCCAAGAAGTATTTGTCAAATGGATGCAGCGGAGTTTTAACATTTGGTGTTAAAGGTGGAAGAGAAGCAGGAGAAAAGCTTATAGATAATCTTGATTTAATTAAGTTGGTTGTTCATGTAGCTGATACTAGATCTTGTATTTTGCATCCAGCCAGTACAACTCACAGACAATTAACTGAAGAAGAACAGATTGCTTCAGGTGTTAAGCCGGACCTAATTAGATTTTCAGTTGGTATAGAAAATATTGAAGATATCATTAATGATCTAGAAAATGCTTTAGAGCAATTATAA
- a CDS encoding PhzF family isomerase, which translates to MKKKYNLYQVDSFTKELFKGNPASVVINADGLTSHMMQAIARELNNSETAFVFSSDSDKYDVYLRYFTPTKEVPICGHATIAAHYVRAYEKQLNSMRVIQKTGAGILPVDIVKENDDYKIIMTQGKVELGNYILGENREILLSALNITEDDLAENCPIQIVSTGHSKVMIAINNLELLNNLEPDLIKLANLSELIDCNGYYVFTLDSDEKDILVKGRMFAPAIGIVEDPVTGNANGPLGAYLVHHKVVDYTDETFKFKAKQGEAMNRTGTMEVHVKTYNKEPIEVKIIGDAMIVFKTSVYINI; encoded by the coding sequence GTGAAGAAAAAATACAATCTATATCAAGTCGATTCTTTTACAAAAGAATTATTCAAAGGAAATCCTGCAAGTGTTGTAATTAACGCAGATGGTTTAACTTCTCATATGATGCAGGCTATAGCAAGAGAACTTAATAACTCTGAAACTGCATTTGTATTTTCTTCAGATAGTGATAAATATGATGTTTATCTTCGCTATTTTACTCCTACTAAAGAAGTCCCCATATGCGGGCATGCTACTATAGCAGCACATTATGTAAGGGCATATGAAAAGCAATTAAACAGCATGAGAGTTATTCAAAAAACAGGTGCAGGTATATTACCTGTGGATATAGTAAAAGAAAATGACGATTATAAAATAATAATGACTCAAGGCAAAGTAGAATTGGGTAATTATATATTAGGCGAAAATAGAGAAATATTATTATCAGCACTAAACATAACAGAAGATGATTTAGCTGAGAATTGTCCTATACAGATAGTATCAACAGGTCATTCGAAAGTTATGATAGCTATTAATAACCTAGAATTACTTAACAACCTTGAACCTGACTTAATTAAACTTGCTAATCTAAGTGAGTTGATTGACTGTAATGGTTATTATGTTTTTACTTTAGATTCTGATGAGAAAGATATTCTTGTAAAAGGAAGAATGTTTGCTCCTGCAATTGGAATAGTGGAAGATCCTGTGACTGGTAATGCTAATGGTCCATTAGGAGCTTATCTGGTTCATCATAAAGTAGTTGATTATACTGATGAAACATTTAAATTCAAAGCTAAGCAAGGTGAAGCAATGAATAGAACTGGTACAATGGAAGTTCACGTTAAGACTTATAATAAAGAACCTATAGAAGTAAAAATTATAGGGGATGCTATGATAGTTTTTAAAACCAGTGTATATATAAATATTTAA
- a CDS encoding winged helix-turn-helix transcriptional regulator has product MNDKALEVFPNLKNRQKDFICSIGFTMTVIGSKWRAIMLWHIIKNQPIRYGELKKIIPKISHKVLSSELKLLEEDGLIYRKAYPTIPPKVEYIPTERGLSLENILAELCKWGKEYMS; this is encoded by the coding sequence ATGAATGATAAAGCTTTAGAAGTTTTTCCCAACCTTAAAAACAGACAAAAAGATTTTATATGTTCTATTGGTTTTACAATGACAGTAATAGGAAGTAAATGGCGGGCAATAATGTTATGGCATATAATTAAAAATCAGCCTATACGATATGGAGAATTGAAAAAGATTATACCTAAGATCAGTCATAAAGTCTTATCTTCGGAATTAAAGCTTCTTGAAGAAGATGGGCTAATATATAGGAAAGCATATCCTACTATTCCCCCAAAAGTTGAATATATACCCACAGAAAGAGGGTTATCACTTGAAAATATTCTTGCTGAATTATGCAAATGGGGTAAGGAATATATGTCTTGA
- a CDS encoding sugar ABC transporter permease, with translation MSKENGIINLIRVSLRKNIKQYTMFIALIGLMIIFTILTGGTFIMPRNLSNLFIQTSYIAILACGVVLVIVAGHIDLSIGSVVGFLGAVAATLQVNLHYGTLLTIVLTLFAGLLIGLWQGYWVAYRNVPAFIVTLAGMMIFKGALLGVTNGATIAPLDDSFKALGQGYIPNIGSINIGSASINMTTVIIGIIAIIIYNILEIKKRRERKKYKFDIIPNNLQILKMLTISIAIAIFFGIMASYKGVPYSIVLVLIVGILYTFLTKNTTFGRHVYAIGGNKEASRLSGINIKQRNLLIFASMGVLSALGAIIFTARLNAASASAGAGLELEVIASAIIGGTSTMGGEGTIVGAIIGALVMATLNNGMSLMNVGPTWQYIVKGLILLLAVWVDISTKKKN, from the coding sequence ATGTCTAAAGAAAATGGAATTATAAATCTTATTAGAGTATCACTAAGGAAAAATATAAAACAATATACTATGTTCATAGCATTAATCGGATTGATGATCATATTTACAATACTTACTGGCGGTACATTCATAATGCCAAGGAACTTATCCAACCTATTCATTCAGACATCCTATATAGCGATTCTAGCCTGTGGTGTTGTATTAGTCATTGTTGCCGGTCACATTGATCTATCAATTGGTTCAGTAGTAGGATTTCTAGGAGCAGTAGCTGCAACTTTGCAAGTCAATTTGCATTATGGAACTCTACTTACTATAGTATTGACTTTATTTGCAGGTCTACTTATTGGATTATGGCAAGGTTATTGGGTTGCTTACAGAAATGTACCTGCATTTATTGTAACTCTTGCGGGTATGATGATTTTCAAAGGAGCTCTTCTAGGTGTAACTAATGGGGCAACCATTGCTCCCCTAGATGATAGTTTTAAAGCTCTTGGTCAAGGATATATTCCAAATATCGGCTCTATAAATATAGGTTCTGCCTCTATTAATATGACAACAGTTATTATAGGTATAATTGCTATTATTATCTATAATATTTTAGAAATCAAGAAAAGAAGGGAAAGAAAAAAATATAAATTCGATATAATACCAAATAACTTACAAATTTTAAAAATGCTTACTATATCTATAGCTATAGCAATTTTCTTTGGTATAATGGCATCTTATAAAGGTGTACCTTATTCTATCGTATTAGTTTTGATAGTGGGTATTTTATATACATTCCTTACTAAGAATACCACTTTCGGTAGACATGTATATGCTATTGGAGGTAATAAAGAAGCTTCAAGATTATCAGGTATCAATATCAAACAAAGGAATCTATTAATATTTGCATCCATGGGAGTATTATCTGCATTAGGAGCTATCATTTTTACAGCAAGATTAAATGCTGCAAGTGCTTCTGCTGGAGCAGGACTTGAACTTGAAGTTATAGCATCAGCAATTATCGGTGGAACTAGTACCATGGGTGGAGAAGGAACTATAGTAGGTGCAATAATTGGTGCATTAGTTATGGCAACTCTCAACAATGGTATGAGTTTAATGAATGTAGGTCCGACTTGGCAGTATATCGTAAAAGGACTTATACTTCTATTAGCGGTTTGGGTAGATATATCAACCAAGAAGAAAAACTAA
- a CDS encoding xylose ABC transporter ATP-binding protein — protein MNDYILEMQDITKIFPGVKALDNVNFQVKRGEIHALVGENGAGKSTLMKVLSGVHPYGSYTGRIMLDGKEQRYNGIKESENAGIAIIYQELALVKEMNIAENIYLGNEIKKMGMIDWNKTIANTSKLLKEVGLDDNPLTKIIKLGIGKQQLIEIAKAISKNVNILILDEPTAALNETESENLLNIIRGLKSKGVTCIYISHKLNEVKDIADNITILRDGQTISTMVNDDSMTEDKIISLMVGRELTQRFPRKEHKPLEPVLEVDNLTVYNPEMPDKKMLDNISFTARKGEILGIAGLMGAGRTELAMSLFGSYGVNKSGTVKIEGKEEVINNPRTAIRKGLCYLSEDRKVNGLVLGMDIKENTTLANLHKISRNGVINDNEEIKITNQYVKALKTKTPSIEQKVSNLSGGNQQKVVLAKWLMADPKVLILDEPTRGIDVGAKYEIYNIMNELVEKGVSIIMISSELPEILGMSDRILIMHEGKLTGELDYKEASQEVVMQYATGGM, from the coding sequence ATGAATGACTATATACTTGAGATGCAAGATATAACTAAAATTTTCCCTGGTGTAAAAGCTCTTGATAATGTTAATTTTCAAGTAAAAAGAGGAGAAATTCATGCTTTAGTAGGAGAAAATGGTGCAGGAAAATCTACTTTGATGAAAGTACTAAGTGGGGTTCATCCATATGGTAGTTACACAGGAAGAATAATGCTTGATGGAAAAGAACAAAGATATAATGGTATAAAAGAATCGGAAAATGCAGGTATAGCTATCATATATCAGGAACTTGCACTAGTTAAAGAGATGAATATAGCAGAAAATATTTATCTCGGTAATGAAATCAAGAAAATGGGTATGATAGATTGGAACAAAACAATAGCCAATACTTCAAAATTATTGAAAGAAGTCGGATTAGACGATAATCCGTTAACTAAGATAATAAAACTTGGAATAGGAAAACAACAATTAATTGAGATTGCGAAAGCTATATCTAAGAATGTCAATATCCTAATATTAGATGAACCTACAGCAGCATTAAATGAGACAGAAAGTGAAAACCTTCTTAATATTATTAGAGGACTAAAGAGTAAAGGTGTTACATGCATTTATATTTCCCATAAATTAAATGAAGTAAAAGATATAGCAGACAATATAACTATCCTTAGAGATGGTCAGACTATATCAACAATGGTAAATGATGATAGTATGACAGAGGATAAAATAATATCCTTAATGGTAGGTAGAGAATTAACTCAGAGATTTCCACGAAAAGAGCATAAACCGTTAGAGCCTGTACTTGAAGTAGACAATCTAACTGTATATAATCCAGAAATGCCTGATAAAAAAATGCTAGATAATATTTCTTTCACTGCTAGAAAAGGAGAAATATTAGGTATTGCAGGGCTTATGGGAGCAGGAAGAACAGAACTTGCTATGAGTCTATTTGGTTCTTATGGAGTCAATAAATCTGGAACGGTTAAGATTGAAGGAAAAGAAGAAGTCATCAATAATCCTAGAACAGCTATCAGAAAAGGATTATGTTATCTATCAGAAGATAGAAAAGTAAATGGACTTGTTCTGGGAATGGATATAAAAGAAAATACAACATTAGCTAATCTGCACAAAATATCTAGAAATGGTGTAATAAATGACAATGAAGAGATTAAGATCACTAATCAATACGTAAAAGCTCTAAAAACTAAAACGCCATCAATAGAACAGAAAGTCAGTAATCTAAGTGGAGGTAACCAACAAAAAGTTGTTTTAGCCAAATGGTTAATGGCTGATCCAAAGGTTCTTATACTAGATGAACCAACTAGAGGAATAGATGTAGGAGCTAAATATGAGATATATAATATTATGAATGAGTTGGTAGAAAAAGGTGTTTCCATTATTATGATTTCATCTGAACTTCCTGAGATTCTAGGGATGAGTGATAGAATTCTTATTATGCACGAAGGTAAATTGACAGGTGAACTTGATTATAAAGAAGCATCACAAGAGGTAGTTATGCAATATGCAACGGGAGGGATGTAA
- a CDS encoding sugar ABC transporter substrate-binding protein, which translates to MRKKLKMMSLIIGLTMLTSLFAGCSAKKDDKIVIGLSLPTQQEERWVRDKEKMEAVAKELGVELKVQVANNDLSQQDSQAKNLIAQGVDALIVAPQDASAAASIVDEASKEGIKVISYDRLIMNTENIDVYISFDNVKVGELQGKYITDLVPEGNYFLMAGAPTDNNATLFKEGAMKYIQPLVDSGKIKVLVDQPVDDWKPENALKIVENALTANNNKVDAILAPNDGTAGGAVQALAAQGLAGEVPITGQDAELAGAIRIVEGTQTMTIFKDTRLLGEEAVKAAVALVKGEELEKANQTVNNASVDVPSILLTPYAVDKDNIDELLIDSGYLEKEDVYRD; encoded by the coding sequence ATGAGAAAAAAATTAAAGATGATGTCACTTATTATAGGGCTTACAATGTTAACTTCATTATTTGCAGGTTGTTCAGCTAAGAAGGATGACAAAATCGTTATAGGTCTATCACTTCCAACACAACAGGAAGAAAGATGGGTAAGAGATAAAGAGAAAATGGAAGCAGTAGCAAAAGAATTAGGGGTAGAATTAAAAGTCCAAGTGGCTAATAATGATTTATCACAACAAGATTCACAAGCAAAGAACCTTATAGCTCAAGGAGTAGATGCTCTAATAGTTGCTCCTCAAGATGCATCAGCAGCAGCTTCAATTGTTGATGAAGCAAGCAAAGAAGGTATCAAAGTAATTTCTTACGACCGATTAATAATGAATACAGAAAACATAGATGTATATATATCATTCGACAATGTTAAAGTTGGAGAATTACAAGGTAAATATATTACAGATTTAGTTCCAGAAGGAAATTATTTCCTAATGGCAGGTGCACCAACAGACAACAATGCAACATTATTCAAAGAAGGTGCTATGAAATACATTCAGCCACTTGTGGATAGTGGAAAAATCAAAGTTTTAGTAGACCAGCCTGTTGATGACTGGAAGCCAGAAAATGCTTTAAAGATTGTTGAGAATGCTCTTACAGCTAATAATAATAAAGTAGATGCTATATTAGCTCCTAACGATGGTACTGCTGGTGGAGCAGTTCAAGCTTTAGCGGCACAAGGACTTGCTGGAGAAGTACCTATTACAGGACAAGATGCTGAACTTGCAGGAGCAATTAGAATTGTTGAAGGTACACAAACAATGACTATATTTAAAGATACAAGATTATTAGGAGAAGAAGCTGTAAAAGCAGCAGTAGCATTAGTTAAAGGTGAAGAATTAGAAAAAGCTAATCAAACTGTTAATAATGCATCAGTTGACGTTCCATCTATTTTATTAACTCCATATGCAGTTGATAAAGATAATATAGATGAATTACTAATAGATAGCGGTTACTTGGAAAAAGAAGATGTATATAGAGATTAA
- a CDS encoding D-xylose ABC transporter substrate-binding protein yields the protein MSVNKKLKVIIVIVSLLIIIVGTIIVLNINSKEDKKVEDDTIKIGLSIDSLVIERWQRDRNIFVAKAKELGAEVLVLNANEDNDTQIKQIRYLIDQDVDVLVIIPYDKNGITEVIKSARKKGIKVISYDRLIVNADVDYYVSFDNEKVGQYMAESVLQAVPKGNYVIINGSSKDNNSKMFNKGTIDTLKPYVEKGDIDIIKEVWAEDWREEVAYSCIEETLSEGKQIDGIIAANDRLAEGAIEALAENRIAGDVAVVGHDADLSACQRIVEGTQLMTVYKPIKILAEAAAEIAFKIAQGKIIENDTLIDDGTYYVKYIKYDVIPVTKDNIEETIIRDGFHIKEDIYRNIPDSEWKD from the coding sequence ATGTCAGTAAACAAGAAATTAAAGGTCATAATAGTAATTGTTAGTTTATTGATTATTATTGTAGGTACAATAATAGTTCTTAATATTAACTCCAAAGAAGACAAAAAAGTTGAAGATGATACTATTAAAATAGGATTATCTATAGATTCACTCGTTATTGAAAGATGGCAGAGAGATAGAAATATATTCGTGGCTAAAGCTAAAGAATTAGGTGCTGAAGTATTGGTTCTCAATGCTAATGAAGATAATGATACTCAGATAAAACAAATTAGGTACTTGATTGACCAAGATGTAGATGTTCTAGTTATCATTCCATATGATAAAAATGGTATAACTGAAGTTATTAAGTCTGCTAGGAAGAAAGGGATAAAAGTAATATCTTATGATAGATTGATAGTAAATGCAGATGTAGATTATTATGTATCCTTTGATAATGAAAAAGTAGGACAATATATGGCCGAAAGTGTGTTACAGGCAGTTCCAAAGGGAAACTATGTTATTATCAATGGTTCAAGTAAAGATAATAATAGTAAAATGTTCAATAAGGGAACTATAGATACATTGAAACCTTATGTGGAAAAAGGTGATATTGATATAATAAAAGAAGTATGGGCTGAAGATTGGAGAGAAGAGGTAGCATATTCATGTATTGAAGAAACTTTGTCAGAAGGAAAACAAATTGATGGTATTATCGCTGCTAATGACCGTTTAGCAGAAGGGGCAATTGAAGCATTAGCGGAAAATAGAATTGCAGGAGATGTTGCGGTGGTGGGACATGATGCAGATTTATCCGCATGTCAGAGAATTGTTGAAGGAACTCAACTTATGACAGTATATAAACCTATTAAAATTCTAGCTGAAGCAGCAGCTGAAATAGCTTTTAAAATAGCACAAGGAAAAATAATTGAAAACGATACACTTATAGATGATGGAACATATTATGTCAAGTACATCAAATATGATGTTATACCTGTAACTAAGGATAATATTGAAGAAACTATCATAAGAGATGGTTTTCATATAAAAGAAGATATATATAGAAATATACCGGATAGCGAGTGGAAAGATTAA
- a CDS encoding response regulator, which translates to MYKLLVVDDEQIVVNAVKFIVNKNFDNVQVIDSARNGREAIEKASKLNPDIVFMDIRMPGINGIDAIKEIKERNSSVQFVILSAYEQFEFAKEAVNLGVKEYILKPINRYKLIDTLNNIIDDLSEKEKKRKRELENIEKLQNILPILESGFIYSILMDKEFGEEVKRYRDLFDLGDNGGYIMIIEFGEGEKAASLTNKIGSSVKSQKFYPGIRDMLKYRCKCLIGPTIINRIIVFVATKEHEDEYKQRLDAIGMAEDIAKKSMKNTDVEFFIGIGGYSQIEYLHNSYEEALKALRDNSGEHVVHIMDVKEVKDNSLDKYNEQCNRLLNSIENANKEEALLLLNKIFDNISKLIPINRKSKMIELIVLIYQMAYNMNIPSDIYIDYSSYLQEIINLEEEKIQRWAIKRTKHIIKMVEEYKQNKVSKLIMDAKDYIDKHYSNEITLEEVSKVISISPQYFSRLFKEETGYNFIEYLTKIRIKKSKSLIKNSNKTIKQICYEVGYNDPNYFSRLFKKIVGISPTEYQKDL; encoded by the coding sequence ATGTATAAACTATTAGTGGTTGATGATGAGCAGATAGTTGTAAATGCTGTAAAATTTATTGTTAACAAGAATTTTGATAATGTTCAAGTGATTGATAGTGCAAGAAATGGTAGGGAGGCCATAGAAAAAGCTAGTAAACTTAATCCTGATATAGTTTTTATGGATATAAGAATGCCAGGGATTAATGGTATTGATGCAATTAAAGAGATAAAAGAAAGGAATAGTAGTGTTCAGTTTGTTATTTTATCTGCCTATGAACAATTTGAATTTGCAAAAGAAGCAGTTAACTTAGGAGTCAAGGAATATATTCTAAAACCAATAAATAGATATAAACTTATAGATACATTAAACAATATTATTGATGATTTATCGGAGAAGGAAAAAAAGAGAAAAAGAGAGTTAGAAAATATAGAAAAATTACAAAACATACTACCAATACTTGAAAGTGGATTCATATACTCTATATTAATGGATAAAGAATTTGGGGAAGAAGTAAAGAGATATAGAGATTTATTTGATCTAGGGGATAATGGTGGTTATATAATGATCATAGAATTCGGAGAAGGTGAAAAAGCGGCATCTCTGACTAATAAAATTGGTTCTAGTGTAAAAAGTCAGAAATTCTATCCAGGCATTAGAGATATGTTGAAATATAGATGTAAATGCCTTATAGGTCCTACAATTATCAATAGGATCATTGTTTTTGTAGCAACAAAAGAACACGAAGACGAATATAAGCAAAGACTTGATGCCATCGGAATGGCTGAAGATATTGCAAAAAAGTCTATGAAAAATACAGATGTAGAATTCTTTATAGGTATCGGAGGCTATAGTCAAATTGAATACCTACATAATTCTTATGAAGAAGCTTTGAAAGCTCTTAGAGACAATAGCGGCGAACATGTGGTTCATATAATGGATGTAAAAGAGGTAAAAGACAATTCTCTTGATAAATATAATGAACAATGCAATAGATTGTTAAATAGCATTGAAAACGCAAATAAAGAGGAAGCACTATTATTGCTTAACAAAATATTTGATAATATATCAAAATTAATACCTATCAATAGAAAGAGTAAGATGATAGAATTAATTGTACTTATATATCAGATGGCCTATAACATGAATATCCCATCAGATATATATATTGATTATTCTTCATATCTTCAAGAAATAATTAATCTAGAAGAAGAAAAAATCCAAAGATGGGCTATAAAAAGAACAAAGCATATTATAAAAATGGTAGAAGAATATAAGCAAAATAAAGTAAGCAAATTAATTATGGATGCAAAAGATTATATTGATAAACATTATAGTAACGAAATCACTTTAGAGGAGGTTTCAAAAGTTATAAGTATAAGTCCTCAATATTTCAGCAGGTTATTTAAAGAAGAGACAGGGTATAATTTTATAGAATACTTGACGAAAATTCGTATTAAAAAATCCAAGTCTCTTATAAAGAATTCTAATAAAACAATCAAACAGATTTGTTATGAAGTAGGATATAATGATCCAAATTACTTTAGTAGGTTATTTAAGAAAATTGTTGGTATATCGCCTACAGAATATCAGAAAGACTTATAA